Proteins encoded by one window of bacterium:
- a CDS encoding response regulator produces MNRAGEQVLIIDDEKDLGWVIGKVLEDEGYRVSKAYSGMKGIEKVRDELPDVVILDIRLPDIDGIELINRIKEINSSTCINNVALLNN; encoded by the coding sequence ATGAACAGGGCGGGTGAACAAGTACTTATAATTGATGATGAGAAAGACTTGGGCTGGGTTATTGGTAAAGTATTGGAGGACGAAGGTTATAGAGTATCAAAAGCATATAGTGGGATGAAAGGGATTGAGAAGGTGAGAGATGAGTTGCCTGATGTTGTAATCCTTGATATACGACTACCTGATATAGATGGAATTGAGCTAATTAATCGAATAAAAGAGATTAACAGTTCTACTTGTATTAATAATGTTGCTTTGTTGAATAATTAA